AGAAAGATGATACAGAACTCTGAAGTTTTAGGTTCTTAAAAGTCTTGTTATCCTATTCAAGTTTTGATACTATGTTGTTGAAGCTTGAGGATTTCCCATGGCACATAAAATTAGGTGCATGTAAAGACGTACAAGAAATTGGATCTATCGCTATAGTCTGGCCACCCTCTTACTTGTTTTGTACGATAGGATCCACCGAAAGGGTATAACCATAAGCTcgctttttttgtttctttttggtaGGATTGGTAGGCATACTAGATCTTGGATCACATCGAGGAGTTCTTTCTGTTCCATAAAGTGGCCGTTTTCGCTTATGGAATTTCACAAGCTTACCTTTTATTCCGATCTCAGCGGAATATGAACTCAGGATTTCTAACTTTGACTTGCAAGCTCAACCCCTCGAATTAAATAATCTAATCAGTAATgcttttttaatggaaaaataaaaatgttgctGTTAATCCCATTTTTAGACAGTAGCACCTGCCGGCAGATCAATAGTTCTTCTTTCAGATATTTGATCATTATTTGAGGATCAAGAATACTGTTTCATAGCTCTTTCACCTGAATCCACCAATCCCTCTAGGTACCAAACTCTTTGAAATTATGTGTTGTAaccatcattgtttttttctcttggcCCCCTAGTGTTTATAGCAAGTAGAGATATCTAAAAGACCATCTACTAGCCAACCAACACAGGAAGAACAGCATCCTTAGGTGAACGACTTGAAATTATCATTCATAAGAAACAAGTGAAATACAACAGCAGCTAGTGAAGTTACTATATTCTATACCCCAGACAAGAGGTGATGGCTTCATTTTATCTACTTGACTGAGATAGGCATGGTAGACTGTGTATCACGACTATTTACTTTGACCTCGCTCGGGTAAAGTTTCGTCCCATTTTAGGGTGACAGGAACCAAAAGTTTGAGCATTAAGGTCCCGAGAGAATCTTCATcagttcatttttcttttcagcgATGCATCCAGAATTCTCCAATGAAGTTATCCAGACCTGATCTGATCTAACAGACTCATCGTCATCGTTCCTGTGCCAACTCCAGTAGGCATGAGTTGAATTCGCTAATTTGAGCTCGCCATGGCCAAAACTTGCTTCACGGAAGACTGACCAAGCTGGTTGTGGGTTTTTGTATCTGTTAATGATATGAAGAAAATTAGATTGTAAGCAAGACAAAGAACTACTCGTTtctaaaacattgttttcaaaatcttttggTCCTATAAAAGTTAGCTCGCAACATAAAGTTGTTTGAGTGAGGACATACTTGCTCGCTAAACCTTCTCTGTTTCCTCCATCTCCGATCGTAATATGGACAGCACCACATGGATCCAATTTTCCTTCGTTCACACGTTCCTATCAAAGAGAATGCCAGATAATATAATCAATGTTTCATGAAACTGAGATAGTATAACCAATGTTTCATGAAATCGAGGATGACAGAAACGTAAAGGCAAATGCAAATGCAGACTAGACTCCTAAACAATTTCCTTGTTCATCATTTAGGGTAAGACCCTCGTCAAGAGAATTTGGACGACAAAACTATAAAGGAATGCAAATCGAAAACTTTACTTTGTAGTGAATGAAACTAAGTCAAGACAAAGATACTTTAGGGAGTATCCCTGGATCTCTGCCTCAAAGGAAATTCTATACCATACCGTGCGTTCATAAGCATGCACGTGGCCAGCTAGCACAATATCCACACTAGCAGCGTGAAGTAATGGCTCCATAGCTGCCAGCATTCTGTCCCCTTCATCTTGATGAGCCTCGTTGCTATTATACCATGGGACATGGAATAGTACGATCAGCCAAGGTGTCTTCTTTCGATCCACCTTTGCAACATCAGCCTGTAGATCAATTATGATAGTGAAACCCCAATATTAGAAGCAactaaaatattctttattccTCATGGAGCTTTgaacaaagaagaaagaaggacAAGAGAACAAACAAGACACCTATCATGTATGCTCATGAAAAGATGGAACTTGAAGCATTTTGCATTAACTTTTGAAATGGCtaagccttttgttttttcggAGGCTTTCACCCGCACTGAAGCATCTTGCATTAACTTTTGAAAGGCCTTGTTCATGGTGTGATCACTAATATGCTGCATCTTAATAATCTAAATTTCAATACGGTACGGAGCTATGTTGACAAAATGAGATTGATAGTATTTGATACAGTTTCACGTGCTGCTTTCCAAGTTCTACAAATCAACTTGTCCGAATAAATGTTAAGATAATTCAGGGAAGGACAATAGTAAGTCTTGCATTGTTTCATAATGCCTTAGATGACACACAAACAAAGGACACACATAGCCAGGAGCATGGAATCACAACATGCTGCTGACAAGTGCGAAAGAACCACGTATatacatcaaataattatttccaAATTTCCTGCCAACGAGTCTCTTGACAAATTCACATTTTCTTACCAGTTCATTGAGCCTTTTGTTAATAAACTACTATTTGCACTtaaaacagaaaaggaaagaagatcaCATTGTAAGAGGATAAAGATTTAACTAACCTTGAGCCAGTTATATTGATCCGAGTGCTCATCGTAATCTGTATATGAGCCAAGCATAATAATGTGAGCCCCTGCAActtcaaaagaataataaagatttgaacttgatCCACTCTCCTCATATGGCATCTTCCATCTAGAATTGTAGGATTGAAAACCATCCTTAAAGAACATAATGCTTTCCTTTTCATGATTCCCCTGTGTTACCATCCATGGTCTTGCACTGGCAAGTGGCTCCACCAGCTCGCCAAATGTGTCCCAGCGGTGCTGTATGTAATCAGCATATGAAAGGTCTCCAGGAAGCAGATGCACGTCATATTTGCATAGGTCAATATGATCTAGTGTCGATTTAGTCCATCCAGTTTGGCCTAAATCTCCTGCCACAGCAAACATAACAGGGAACTGAGCTGGAGGAGTCTTGAGCTTGTACTCAGGACCTCCTCCACCACATCGATAGTAATAAACCGTGTTATCTTCCAGTGGCCCAATGACTGTGTGGTGTATCTTTCCAGAGCTATAAAATAGATAACTATATGAAGTGCTCTCTCCTTGAGACTTATTGCTGTATCTTCCAGAAGAAGTTCCATATTCAACCATGGGTAGGGTAGATTTATCATTGGAGACCCATGAGACTCGCATGTGCTTGTCTCCAGCCAAAGAGATGTGCACCTACAATAGGGGATTCATTGAGCCAAAGCACTTCAAAACCAAATCAACATCATAAATTACCTTGAAACCCAGAAAAACCATTGTTCCAAAGCATTTCACAGAGtcacagaaaagaaaagcatcTCAGAAACAACTCTTTGAGGGAACTTCAGCATGTAATTAAACCAAACAGACACCCACCAAATCAAGTCcaataaaacaacaatcaacatcaataaaatcaagagtTCCAATGCAACTAAACAACAACAATTCAGCACATTCAAAAAGTAACACTCTTTCTTTACTTTATCCTATTCAATAAACTGTTTTTTCATCAAAAGAACCcggatgaagaaaaaaaaaaaaaacccctggATCAGATAATTGGAAAAGAAACAATCTTTAACACCAAAACCAATGCAAAACACAACCTGATCAACAGAACAGGAAGAGGGATGATAAGATAACCTGTTGGGGATGAGAAGACAACTTTGAATTCCAAGGAAAATGAAGGGTCTTCCGAGGTGGAGGTCTAATGTATTCACAGGTAGCAGCTGCAGAGATTAGcagaaacacaaacaaaaccAGTTTTGGCTCCATTGTTTGATTTTCAGTTAGTTACTATTATTGTATGAAAGAGAGATCAGACaatttatattgtttgttttgcttgaACTGGTAGTATCTAGCCAAGTTTGTCCTGTTTTGATGACGGGTCTGCCCTTAATACAAGGGGCAGGTACATGACAGAAAAAGGGTTAATGTCAGGCATATTTTCTTGTCACTGACCCATGATTTCTTTCTTGGAAGtatgtttttactttttcatgGGAGTGGGAGATAATGATTCATGTTCCACTTCCGCATGGTTTCACGTTaatgtatttttcatgaaaagacaatttttataaattatgtttagtaaaaaataatttacgaGTATCACCGATCAACAACTAGCTGTAATGTattacctatttattttttaaaaaaaatattattttaattttaaaaaaaaattaatctaataattcgAGCCTCAAACGAGTTAACCGTagtaaaagatttaaaaaatataatcggTACTAAATAAAATCTCATACAATTTTAATATACACATAATCAGAATCTAGCAAGATACTTGATTATccaaacttttcttttcttgataattTGCTGCCAGAGAACaagaaatcatatttttctagGGCGACCAAgtatttaaattatgaatttattaaaataaatagaaagcaATGTATAGAAATATTTGTTAACCACCATGGTTCCTTGAACATGGttcatttaatttagaaattattataatataatattaattatattatatatggaATATTCGCAAAATTAAtcaatgatgataataattacattaggatcaattaattattctaaattagAAAGAGCGGATCAACACAACTACTCTTCATTTATGCACAAAAATTGGATGGGTGTTTGGTAAATAAAGTATGCACAAATTAATAATCCTAGTTAGGTTTTAAATTAAGCTGGTTTTGATATTGATTTTGCTAAATTTATGTGACCTAGTAAGTTAATTTATGAGTTAGGTGATTTGTTAAACAAGATCTTAACCCAAACAAAGTaatacaaggaaagaaaaaaaaaggcaataacaCATTGAATTCAACTAATCAATCACGtattgataaataatttaataacccggtctttttttttttcaagcaagaTTCTCAGTTGGTATGTGACAAGCATGCAAAACAGTTTGAAGTGACCTCcaaaattgtttaaattttcaaacagaaTAGATTATTTTCACACGTTAtgctaacatatatatatatatataaacacagagagagagagagtgtgtatGTTAATGTATAACTGAACAATTTGATAGATTCAAAAGTAATTCagcaatcaataaaaatatagttttatttcaaaataaatatttaatatgtattttatataaatatttcaaacGATAATATATTAAGTCGATTTTAATCAACTAGGTATTAACTATAAATTCGTAAGtataagattatgataacctcaacaaatcaaaacaaattataaaacttaatttcaataaaagttaatgttgaatgatgaaattgataaaaaaaaaaaatcaattaaaaaggatCAAAAAAAGATGACCCGAGACTTAACTTGACAAACTCGTGACTCAGATCATGAGACTAAgaaaacctaataaaaagcaaattaaaatatattatgaaacacaattttcaatcaacctaGTGatggagatgaaattgaaaaaaaaaatcaattaaaaatgacacaaaaaacaactcgagtcaattcatcaaattaatatgtgaCCCGAGCCATGAAAAGAGGATAACCAAcctcatataaagcaaaccaaaagaAGTTACAAGGcctaatttccaatcaattcaattttaaaatgataaaactgagataaaaaaatcaattagaaaagggagagaaaaactcaatcaatcaagttaactcatcaaactgTAGTTTGGGTTATAATACTAGGGtaccttcataaaaaaaatgattgaaaattatgaagaTTAATCCCCAATAAATCTCATATTGAAGGAtacaattaaattgataaattgattaaaaaaaacacaaaaaaataactcgatttaactcaagttaacatATCAAATCACGAACTAAATCATAAGAttaaattagaataatctcacataaaacaaatcacaatctataatttataaataaatttaattttaaaagttaaatttttaaaaaaaaaataataactcatgTCGTTTGAGATAATTTAAACTTGTATTTGAGATTACATGACTGatacatttataaaaattaagttaaaaaatataaattataatacttaataaatttaatattaaggatgtgctgaataaaataataaaaaataaaaaaaattaggtcacgaaaagctatttgaaaagcaacagctaccacacaaacaccctctaagactctcatctttttttttttagggttaatgTGAATGGATTTATCTTTTAGAAAGTAACATATATTTCGTCATTTCTAGCTGACTTTTTGGGTCTCCCGGATCCCATCTAAATGACAGATTTGCccttaattttcattttcagaGGGGAAATCTATCTCTAAGTCACCTCAAACATCAAATCCATACTAAAATTAAGagatttattattcaaattaatagATTTGGAACCCTATCCCTTCCACAATCATCATGCCGACTCCCTCCATAATCGATGTTAGATCTGCtctagccaaaaaaaaaaaaaatacctcggaatttatttttaatataaagctTTGTTTGTTAACAGCTAGCTACGCGTTAGCCGCAACTAGTGATGGCTAGCAGAAATTAATGTCATACCAAAACACGTGAACTCGACAGTGATTTAACGTTTTGATGTCTGTCCATAATTTTCGTACGTTTGTCTCATTGAGCAATCATTATAAATGAAGTGTGAGAATAACTTAGGttgtttcattaattatttgtatttgcccattaaaaatatttccgaaaaaatttaatttgttattttaattaaattttttatattttttatctatgtaataatgtcaaaaatatattattttaatatattttcatataaaaataattgctattataatataaacatcCTATTTAGTGGCCACCGttttaatagtaatttaaatatgattatttataaatattataaaaaaaatatttcctgaATCATTATTTCTTTCTATTCAAACTATatggatatttttaaaactattttacactataattgagattaaatattttttaaaataattttaaaaactcccaaaatttcattaaaagttTCTCTTAAGATTTACACATAAAATCAAAGAACATTAGACTACCCTTAACCACTAGACATGCTcattgaaattattgaaaatgaaTTATACAATGTTCGGTCTACCTAATTGTAGACTTCTATTTTTAGGAAAGGAAAATATAGTTAGCGTTTGGAAACATgattatattcatgtttttagaaagtttaaaatttttttattaaaaaattaatttttttatatattttgaatcaaattgatatgttaatatccaaaataattttttaaaaaatattttttttatattctctcaAATAGATCACATCCCAAACGTGTACCAAATTATGTTCCCAAAAATCCCCTTCATATTCAAATTATGACGATtggagatttaaaaaaacatgtttaaagcgtttctgaaaatttttattgttttaaatttttattattattttgatgtttatgtaaatatcaaaaataaattttaaaaaataaaaaataaaatactttaatacTCTACATAAGAAATACAGCCTACTCTCAAGTCTCAACAACACGTACTGATGTAAGATATGTAGTTCAAGATTCGCGTACAAGAAAGCATGCCCTATACttgggatttatttatttaatatatatataaggaagcCTCGAAAGCCGAAGACTTGGAACAAAGTGCAAAGATGGCTGAGTTTAGGATATCTTCCAATCCTATTCatttaagatatattttcatgtttaagATATAAGCAatccaaacataaaaatataatgttggTCACGAGATTAATAGACAAAACTGAACtgattttacatttaaaatgaaAGTACATTTGCACAAGTTATAATTCAATTTCTGCTATAGTCCTTTCCCATTTGAAAAGACCAGAATTTTCTACATCTTCAAGTGATAAAACCCGTGTATCATCTGATGATTTCTTTCCAAGAACATTTGTGATGATCACTAGAAGAGATTGACAGGCGTGCTGTTCATACATTCTCTGTGATTCACTCAGTTCACATGAAAGATCCTTCCACGGTTGGTAGAATGACCTGCACAAAGAATGTTGCAGAGcaatttagtttatattgatagcctggaaaatatttattttgcagCAATGATCAAATTCCTTTCAGTCACACATCATAAGATAAAAGTAGAAACACTCTGACACGGAATATATTACCATCTCCAAGCAGGATTAGCTTCAGCTGGACAACTAATTTTCGACCATTGCGACAGTGTAGAAGTCCTGTAACCAAGTGCAAAATCTGCTCCGGGTTCAACACACATCATCAAAATTAATGAAACTATCATTGCCGaaggataacaaaaaaaaaaaaacacaaatcttgcAGACATATATTTGGGAAGAAAGCAAAAGCATAAAACCAAGGTGCCAGACAGACAAGTCAAAAACCAACTGGAGTACCATACCTGAAAACTTCGATTTCTTGCAAAGAAGTAGAAGAGATAGTGAAGACACAACTGAAGGAAGCACTGTGAAATTCATTCCAAGAAGCTGCTGGAGGTAAAATATTGACAAAGCTAATACCTCTTCACAATCAAATCCCAAACTGTTGCTTTCTCCACACCCTTTTTCAACATTTTCTAATAAGCTTTGCaatgttttaaaacttgatttttcagAAAGTTCAGCATGTACATCAAGTTTCCTTGAAAGCTTTCCCAGAATTACAGAAGCAACAAGCCAACGCAAAAGTTTGGATATCAAAGACTCCTCAGATGGTGTTTCCTCCGAGTTGATTGTGAGATTTGCACGAGAATATTTAACATTGATGATTTGGCTGGAATCAGACTTCATGGCAGTAGAGACTGCCCACAGAAGGAAACTTGAAAGCCTCTCTTGATTCTGTAAATGATATCAAACAAAGATTTAAAAGACCAATGTCAGGTGTGGCAGTATTGGCAACACTGAATAAAAGtgtgaaaaaataagtaattcACTAATCAATTCATGCAACCAGATATActcattatttatcaaatttcatttcatatCACTTCATTTTGAGCATGCATTATTGTAACTTGGAACGTTGAGCATGCATTAATGCAAGAGAGAAGGTAAGAGAGGGGTGAGAGAGAgctacagagagagagagagaccatgTGAAATATGTCAACCCGAGGAAAACCCATAAGTATTGTTTTAAGCCCAAGCTCTGAACTTGCACTCGGTCTTGAAGTATTGAATACATCCAAAGCCTGATAAATTTGGAATAAGCCCTCAAATGTTAGGGTAAAATGTGGCTggtatattttccttttttgggATATTTTCAATGTTGTCAGCATTATATGCAGAACCGAATTAACCAGTGTGACATTCTCCTTTATCAACTTTGAGCCAGCAACTAGGAGCTTGTAAAGATAAGTTGCAAGTTCCATTAGCTGCTCAAGAGCATAGTTTTGCAACCACTCAACAATGTTTCTGGATGAAACAACATCATTGACGacctaaatccaaaaaaaaaaagaaatgtcacTAAAACAAAGCATCAACACAATAATTGTCAAAAGAAcctagataaaaagaaaagtcatTCAAACAAAAACCAGCAtaatttgaccaaaaaaaaccTAGAGTCCATACAAGCCTATATAACTTTAAAATATGTACAGGTCACTCATAAGCATATCCACTTTTATTCTTGAGCCTATATAACCTTCAAATATGTACAGGTCACTCGTAAGCATATCCAATTTTATTCTTGCCAGCATCATTGAAGTAGGTTGTGTCCATAATAGTCTCCTATTAAGCACTTTTAACATTGCAAATATTTCAGAGAACAGTCGTGACAAAATTGGAGCAATGACAAGATACCAGTTAAGGACTGAAACAATAATGACAAATTTATTTTACCGGTATGAATGAAGAAAATACTATCAAGTGAACTATAGAATAGAAATATCACATGACAAATGTTTCAAAAAAGACAGCAAATAAAAACTAGCAACTACCTCTATGACCACAACCAACAGCTGtgagaaaaaaattcttttattttcatgcagCGTCCCTTTGTAGACTGAGAGAACAGATG
This genomic interval from Populus alba chromosome 1, ASM523922v2, whole genome shotgun sequence contains the following:
- the LOC118027782 gene encoding purple acid phosphatase 18, encoding MEPKLVLFVFLLISAAATCEYIRPPPRKTLHFPWNSKLSSHPQQVHISLAGDKHMRVSWVSNDKSTLPMVEYGTSSGRYSNKSQGESTSYSYLFYSSGKIHHTVIGPLEDNTVYYYRCGGGGPEYKLKTPPAQFPVMFAVAGDLGQTGWTKSTLDHIDLCKYDVHLLPGDLSYADYIQHRWDTFGELVEPLASARPWMVTQGNHEKESIMFFKDGFQSYNSRWKMPYEESGSSSNLYYSFEVAGAHIIMLGSYTDYDEHSDQYNWLKADVAKVDRKKTPWLIVLFHVPWYNSNEAHQDEGDRMLAAMEPLLHAASVDIVLAGHVHAYERTERVNEGKLDPCGAVHITIGDGGNREGLASKYKNPQPAWSVFREASFGHGELKLANSTHAYWSWHRNDDDESVRSDQVWITSLENSGCIAEKKNELMKILSGP